In one Drosophila pseudoobscura strain MV-25-SWS-2005 chromosome X, UCI_Dpse_MV25, whole genome shotgun sequence genomic region, the following are encoded:
- the LOC4815901 gene encoding protein KTI12 homolog isoform X1, with product MPIVVITGLPASGKSTRARQLQEHLAGLGKKVYLISENEAVPKALFEKNSFFGDSQKEKVVRSDLKSEALRNLNKEDVVILDAGNYIKGYRYELYCITKSARTTQCTLFCCISQEQAWSFNEQRQEPDELPGDGQTTQLLNNSNVPYTREIFDALCMRYEEPHSNSRWDCPLTVALPEDRLDVEGIYRALYETQPLPPNQSTQNPPLCATNYLFELDNIMQTIIKEILGAIKIKAFGQLRIEGSTSPVKVTTTMNAIQLNRLRQKFITSRCRASQTAATPLAQVPQMFVQFINANTIGC from the exons ATGCCAATTGTTGTGATTACGGGCTTGCCGGCCAGCGGCAAATCCACGAGAGCCCGCCAGCTTCAGGAGCACCTCGCCGGCCTGGGGAAGAAGGTATATCTAATCAGCGAGAACGAGGCGGTACCCAAAGCATTGTTCGAGAAGAACTCCTTTTTTGGAGACTCGCAAAAGGAGAAGGTGGTGCGCAGCGACCTCAAGTCGGAAGCGTTGCGGAACCTCAACAAGGAGGATGTTGTCATTCTGGACGCTGGAAACTACATAAAGG GCTATCGCTATGAGTTGTACTGTATAACAAAGTCGGCGCGGACCACGCAGTGCACACTTTTCTGCTGCATATCCCAGGAGCAGGCATGGTCATTTAACGAACAACGCCAGGAGCCGGACGAGCTTCCAGGCGACGGGCAGACGACGCAGCTGCTTAACAACTCGAATGTGCCATACACCCGCGAGATCTTCGATGCACTATGCATGCGCTACGAAGAGCCCCACAGCAATAGCCGCTGGGACTGTCCGCTCACAGTGGCCCTACCCGAAGACAGGCTCGACGTGGAGGGCATCTACAGGGCCCTGTACGAGACGCAGCCTCTGCCGCCCAACCAGAGCACCCAAAAC CCGCCTCTCTGCGCCACAAACTACCTCTTTGAACTGGACAACATCATGCAGACAATCATCAAGGAGATCCTGGGCGCCATTAAGATCAAGGCCTTCGGCCAGCTGCGCATCGAGGGCAGCACCAGCCCCGTCAAGGTGACCACCACGATGAACGCCATTCAGCTGAACCGCCTGCGGCAGAAGTTCATTACGAGCAGGTGCCGGGCCTCCCAGACGGCAGCCACTCCGTTGGCTCAGGTGCCCCAGATGTTTGTCCAGTTCATCAATGCCAACACAATTGGCTGCTAG
- the LOC4816063 gene encoding carnosine N-methyltransferase isoform X1 gives MSHAMPSMFPLHPKIDEQLALAFSANEDEEEQHIQKVQNAFLYYGPYACQRLRRTLDYLNSLPADDQRLLSKYRAHLDCVRTCIDRNQAVIRQILRERLLYPADGSSSPTSEGDSEFDEPPAHVRHGDMDQYDFVLDDADVEPLKILKAQSTLKLIARDWSTDGALEREQSYKPIIDSIMEYYKPSDYELNEIKILVPGAGLGRLTYELACLGYSCEGNEFSYFMLIASNFVLNLCDYENKYVLYPWVHQYVNNLRREDQVAAVRFPDVCPLKNPPKGNIEMAAGDFLEVYKTPHSYNCVATCFFIDCANNVIDFIRTIYKILVPGGIWVNLGPLLYHYSDVNGQNSIEPTYEDLCIIIESVGFVIECSRSGIRTKYAQNPSSMKQSEYQSLFWVCRKPGPYEEHCGKMNSKSKGSKEPHDLIMREDNDMEDAIIANHYDDGNADADADAIDAQNETETDDDTVATTPQT, from the exons ATGAGCCACGCGATGCCATCAATGTTTCCCCTGCATCCCAAAATCGATGAGcaattggctttggctttttccGCCAACGAAGATGAGGAAGAGCAGCACATTCAGAAGGTCCAGAATGCCTTTCTGTACTATGG ACCATATGCATGCCAGCGGCTGAGAAGAACCCTGGATTACCTCAACAGCCTGCCAGCCGATGATCAGCGTCTGCTCTCCAAATACCGGGCCCATCTGGACTGTGTGCGCACGTGCATTGATCGCAACCAGGCCGTCATCCGACAGATTCTGCGCGAACGGCTCCTCTATCCGGCGGATGGCTCAAGCAGCCCCACATCAGAGGGGGACAGCGAGTTTGATGAGCCGCCAGCCCACGTTCGACATGGCGACATGGACCAG TATGATTTTGTTCTTGACGATGCTGATGTTGAACCTCTGAAAATTTTAAAGGCCCAGTCGACATTGAAGTTGATTGCGCGTGACTGGAGCACGGACGGGGCACTGGAGCGCGAGCAATCCTACAAGCCGATCATTGACAGCATCATGGAGTACTATAAGCCGAGCGACTA CGAGCTGAACGAGATTAAGATTCTGGTGCCAGGAGCTGGCCTGGGACGGCTTACCTACGAGCTGGCCTGCCTGGGCTACTCATGCGAGGGCAATGAGTTCTCCTACTTCATGTTGATTGCCTCTAACTTTGTCCTGAATTT ATGCGACTATGAGAACAAGTATGTGCTGTACCCGTGGGTGCATCAGTATGTGAACAACCTGAGACGCGAGGATCAAGTGGCGGCTGTGCGATTTCCCGACGTTTGCCCCCTGAAGAATCCACCCAAGGGCAACATAGAGATGGCGGCTGGAGACTTTCTCGAGGTCTATAAGACACCGCACAGCTACAACTGTGTGGCCACGTGCTTCTTCATTGATTGTGCGAACAATGTCATCGACTTTATACGAACCATCTACAA AATCCTCGTTCCCGGCGGCATCTGGGTGAATCTCGGCCCTTTGCTATACCACTACAGCGATGTTAATGGTCAGAATAGCATCGAGCCAACGTACGAGGATCTGTGCATCATAATTGAGAGTGTGGGCTTTGTGATTGAGTGCTCGCGGTCGGGAATTCGCACTAAATACGCCCAGAATCCGTCATCGATGAAGCAGAGCGAGTATCAGAGCCTGTTCTGGGTCTGTCGCAAGCCGGGCCCCTACGAGGAGCATTGCGGCAAGATGAACTCCAAGTCGAAAGGATCCAAAGAGCCCCATGATCTCATTATGCGCGAGGACAACGACATGGAGGACGCAATCATTGCTAATCATTACGATGATGGaaacgcagacgcagacgcggACGCAATTGACGCGCAAAATGAGACTGAGACGGACGACGACACTGTTGCCACAACACCACAAACGTGA
- the LOC26532322 gene encoding protein ANTAGONIST OF LIKE HETEROCHROMATIN PROTEIN 1-like, with protein sequence MDDRDIAIISAVVAQQNIFLHQLIMLLNDDDDEDFNFDEDEMLDWVTAIKTQKPGRLWSYKRFGTFWEKDVPENNEAFFKESFRMERPCFDILVNRLEVLRKKDTNCRAAIPLEKRIAIALYTLGSSSEYRTVGRLFGVAPNSVCNILHEFCRALIHEFSNEYMSPNYLTSDKIDECVKGFEAIGFPQCLGAIDACHIEIKPPAAEAVDHHNSKGWYSTVLFALVDHRYANANILHKNM encoded by the exons ATGGATGATAGAGATATAGCAATTATTTCGGCTGTGGTTGCAcagcaaaatattttcttgcaCCAACTAATTATGTTGCttaatgatgatgacgatgaggacTTTAACTTTGACGAAGATGAGATGCTTGACTGGGTCACTGccataaaaacacaaaagccAGGAAGGTTATGGTCGTAT AAGCGGTTCGGGACATTTTGGGAGAAAGATGTACCAGAAAACAACGAGGCGTTTTTCAAAGAGAGTTTCCGAATGGAGAGGCCCTGCTTTGATATTTTAGTGAATCGGCTTGAAGTGCTGCGAAAGAAGGACACCAACTGCCGAGCTGCAATTCCTTTGGAAAAGCGCATCGCCATTGCGCTTTACACTTTGGGCTCGTCCTCTGAGTACCGAACAGTTGGCAGGCTTTTCGGTGTAGCTCCAAACAGTGTGTGTAATATCCTGCACGAGTTTTGCAGAGCACTTATCCACGAGTTTTCGAATGAGTACATGTCGCCCAATTACCTAACTTCCGACAAAATTGATGAGTGCGTAAAGGGATTCGAGGCAATTGGGTTTCCTCAGTGCCTAGGTGCAATTG ATGCATGCCACATCGAAATAAAACCACCAGCAGCTGAGGCAGTAGACCACCATAACTCTAAGGGCTGGTATTCCACAGTCTTGTTTGCCCTAGTGGATCATAggtatgcaaatgcaaatatctTGCACAAAAATATGTAG
- the LOC4816063 gene encoding carnosine N-methyltransferase isoform X2, with protein sequence MSHAMPSMFPLHPKIDEQLALAFSANEDEEEQHIQKVQNAFLYYGPYACQRLRRTLDYLNSLPADDQRLLSKYRAHLDCVRTCIDRNQAVIRQILRERLLYPADGSSSPTSEGDSEFDEPPAHVRHGDMDQAQSTLKLIARDWSTDGALEREQSYKPIIDSIMEYYKPSDYELNEIKILVPGAGLGRLTYELACLGYSCEGNEFSYFMLIASNFVLNLCDYENKYVLYPWVHQYVNNLRREDQVAAVRFPDVCPLKNPPKGNIEMAAGDFLEVYKTPHSYNCVATCFFIDCANNVIDFIRTIYKILVPGGIWVNLGPLLYHYSDVNGQNSIEPTYEDLCIIIESVGFVIECSRSGIRTKYAQNPSSMKQSEYQSLFWVCRKPGPYEEHCGKMNSKSKGSKEPHDLIMREDNDMEDAIIANHYDDGNADADADAIDAQNETETDDDTVATTPQT encoded by the exons ATGAGCCACGCGATGCCATCAATGTTTCCCCTGCATCCCAAAATCGATGAGcaattggctttggctttttccGCCAACGAAGATGAGGAAGAGCAGCACATTCAGAAGGTCCAGAATGCCTTTCTGTACTATGG ACCATATGCATGCCAGCGGCTGAGAAGAACCCTGGATTACCTCAACAGCCTGCCAGCCGATGATCAGCGTCTGCTCTCCAAATACCGGGCCCATCTGGACTGTGTGCGCACGTGCATTGATCGCAACCAGGCCGTCATCCGACAGATTCTGCGCGAACGGCTCCTCTATCCGGCGGATGGCTCAAGCAGCCCCACATCAGAGGGGGACAGCGAGTTTGATGAGCCGCCAGCCCACGTTCGACATGGCGACATGGACCAG GCCCAGTCGACATTGAAGTTGATTGCGCGTGACTGGAGCACGGACGGGGCACTGGAGCGCGAGCAATCCTACAAGCCGATCATTGACAGCATCATGGAGTACTATAAGCCGAGCGACTA CGAGCTGAACGAGATTAAGATTCTGGTGCCAGGAGCTGGCCTGGGACGGCTTACCTACGAGCTGGCCTGCCTGGGCTACTCATGCGAGGGCAATGAGTTCTCCTACTTCATGTTGATTGCCTCTAACTTTGTCCTGAATTT ATGCGACTATGAGAACAAGTATGTGCTGTACCCGTGGGTGCATCAGTATGTGAACAACCTGAGACGCGAGGATCAAGTGGCGGCTGTGCGATTTCCCGACGTTTGCCCCCTGAAGAATCCACCCAAGGGCAACATAGAGATGGCGGCTGGAGACTTTCTCGAGGTCTATAAGACACCGCACAGCTACAACTGTGTGGCCACGTGCTTCTTCATTGATTGTGCGAACAATGTCATCGACTTTATACGAACCATCTACAA AATCCTCGTTCCCGGCGGCATCTGGGTGAATCTCGGCCCTTTGCTATACCACTACAGCGATGTTAATGGTCAGAATAGCATCGAGCCAACGTACGAGGATCTGTGCATCATAATTGAGAGTGTGGGCTTTGTGATTGAGTGCTCGCGGTCGGGAATTCGCACTAAATACGCCCAGAATCCGTCATCGATGAAGCAGAGCGAGTATCAGAGCCTGTTCTGGGTCTGTCGCAAGCCGGGCCCCTACGAGGAGCATTGCGGCAAGATGAACTCCAAGTCGAAAGGATCCAAAGAGCCCCATGATCTCATTATGCGCGAGGACAACGACATGGAGGACGCAATCATTGCTAATCATTACGATGATGGaaacgcagacgcagacgcggACGCAATTGACGCGCAAAATGAGACTGAGACGGACGACGACACTGTTGCCACAACACCACAAACGTGA
- the LOC4815901 gene encoding protein KTI12 homolog isoform X2, producing MPIVVITGLPASGKSTRARQLQEHLAGLGKKVYLISENEAVPKALFEKNSFFGDSQKEKVVRSDLKSEALRNLNKEDVVILDAGNYIKGYRYELYCITKSARTTQCTLFCCISQEQAWSFNEQRQEPDELPGDGQTTQLLNNSNVPYTREIFDALCMRYEEPHSNSRWDCPLTVALPEDRLDVEGIYRALYETQPLPPNQSTQNSFSPPFSRLSAPQTTSLNWTTSCRQSSRRSWAPLRSRPSASCASRAAPAPSR from the exons ATGCCAATTGTTGTGATTACGGGCTTGCCGGCCAGCGGCAAATCCACGAGAGCCCGCCAGCTTCAGGAGCACCTCGCCGGCCTGGGGAAGAAGGTATATCTAATCAGCGAGAACGAGGCGGTACCCAAAGCATTGTTCGAGAAGAACTCCTTTTTTGGAGACTCGCAAAAGGAGAAGGTGGTGCGCAGCGACCTCAAGTCGGAAGCGTTGCGGAACCTCAACAAGGAGGATGTTGTCATTCTGGACGCTGGAAACTACATAAAGG GCTATCGCTATGAGTTGTACTGTATAACAAAGTCGGCGCGGACCACGCAGTGCACACTTTTCTGCTGCATATCCCAGGAGCAGGCATGGTCATTTAACGAACAACGCCAGGAGCCGGACGAGCTTCCAGGCGACGGGCAGACGACGCAGCTGCTTAACAACTCGAATGTGCCATACACCCGCGAGATCTTCGATGCACTATGCATGCGCTACGAAGAGCCCCACAGCAATAGCCGCTGGGACTGTCCGCTCACAGTGGCCCTACCCGAAGACAGGCTCGACGTGGAGGGCATCTACAGGGCCCTGTACGAGACGCAGCCTCTGCCGCCCAACCAGAGCACCCAAAAC TCATTCTCTCCGCCTTTCAGCCGCCTCTCTGCGCCACAAACTACCTCTTTGAACTGGACAACATCATGCAGACAATCATCAAGGAGATCCTGGGCGCCATTAAGATCAAGGCCTTCGGCCAGCTGCGCATCGAGGGCAGCACCAGCCCCGTCAAGGTGA
- the LOC6901974 gene encoding protein SMG9, whose translation MSDARRRYRNKKRDDHRPMQGAGQTAPVTIARREDPRCVQPKILLKKDIVSDPCSGSSNQDLSCFPKTLIINRCSDGRSERCKPSGGSAAASGYHPAGCMPPSVASVHSTSVCAALASGTSNDRDKTSSGSGSGAALLPAQDLQPPRMTRTTPLIVSNGVFNANARKLFHKTNTDFTVIGVLGSQGVGKSTLLNLLAAERPLDYDYYQHLFGPEADECIFHTRLKHKPSSGQNQKSILRPRTEALQFFITRERFILLDTPPLLAANGKEADYLELHSLAPMSQMLTICHILLLAIDEVSLEQLHLLHTALRLRPRTPCKGYVRDYLPHVMFVRTRAHRQHFEPRQRERLDKQLVHLFGSTGLHIYRGRGDARCLNSFLLPEVYGNGATAHHACLGELVRQFRERVFSTTRVSMCQSNDLSEAIWFELLAESVRRATPHFEKIYAEIKHRHLDPRCQRRAENWRNFGNDAN comes from the coding sequence ATGTCCGACGCCCGCCGGCGTTACCGGAATAAGAAGCGGGATGATCATCGTCCGATGCAGGGTGCAGGACAGACAGCACCGGTCACCATTGCTCGACGGGAGGATCCACGCTGCGTCCAGCCGAAAATACTACTCAAGAAGGACATTGTGTCGGATCCTTGCAGCGGTAGCAGTAACCAAGATCTGTCCTGCTTCCCCAAGACGCTCATCATCAATCGCTGCAGCGATGGGCGCTCCGAAAGATGCAAACCCTCGGGCGGTAGTGCTGCTGCATCTGGGTACCATCCAGCCGGATGCATGCCGCCGTCAGTAGCCTCAGTACACTCCACATCAGTTTGCGCGGCCCTGGCCAGTGGCACGTCCAATGACCGGGACAAGACCAGCTCGGGCTCCGGATCGGGAGCAGCCCTCCTGCCAGCTCAAGATCTTCAGCCGCCACGAATGACGCGCACCACCCCTCTAATTGTGTCAAACGGGGTGTTCAACGCCAATGCCCGCAAGCTCTTCCACAAGACAAACACGGACTTCACTGTGATAGGTGTCCTAGGTAGCCAGGGTGTGGGCAAGTCCACACTGCTCAATCTGCTGGCTGCCGAGCGGCCCCTGGACTACGACTACTACCAGCACCTGTTCGGCCCAGAGGCAGACGAGTGCATATTCCACACAAGGCTCAAGCACAAGCCCTCCTCCGGGCAGAACCAGAAGAGCATCCTGCGCCCGCGCACTGAGGCGCTGCAGTTCTTCATCACCAGGGAACGTTTCATTCTGCTGGACacgccgccgctgctggcTGCCAACGGGAAGGAGGCGGACTACCTGGAGCTGCACTCTCTGGCCCCCATGTCGCAAATGCTCACCATCTGCCacatcctgctgctggccatcgacgaagTGAGTCTCGAGCAGCTGCATTTGCTGCATACCGCCCTGCGCCTGCGCCCGCGCACACCCTGCAAGGGCTACGTCCGCGACTACCTGCCCCATGTGATGTTCGTGCGCACACGCGCACATCGCCAGCACTTTGAGCCCCGCCAGCGGGAGCGACTCGATAAGCAGTTGGTCCATCTGTTTGGCAGCACCGGATTGCACATCTATCGGGGCCGCGGCGATGCCCGATGCCTGAACAGCTTCCTGCTGCCCGAGGTATACGGCAACGGGGCAACGGCCCACCATGCCTGCCTGGGCGAGCTGGTACGCCAGTTCCGCGAGCGGGTATTCAGCACGACGCGCGTCTCCATGTGCCAGAGCAACGACCTCAGCGAGGCCATTTGGTTCGAGCTGCTGGCGGAAAGTGTGCGCCGGGCAACGCCGCACTTTGAGAAGATCTATGCGGAGATCAAGCATCGTCATCTGGACCCACGCTGCCAGCGGCGTGCCGAGAACTGGCGCAACTTTGGCAATGACGCCAATTAG